The Pseudomonadota bacterium genome segment AGAGACGGTGTAATGGGCGTTGTGGCCCCCTTACACGGATTGCTCCTCGCGGGCGGACGCAGCCGACGTATGCGCGAGGACAAGGCCTTGCTGCGCTATCACGACCAGCGCACGCAGCTGGCCGTGACCCACGACTTGCTCAGCACCGTCTTGGACGGCGAGGTAAAGCTCTCCGTGCGCGCCGATCAGCG includes the following:
- a CDS encoding NTP transferase domain-containing protein, which codes for MGVVAPLHGLLLAGGRSRRMREDKALLRYHDQRTQLAVTHDLLSTVLDGEVKLSVRADQR